The following coding sequences lie in one Steroidobacter denitrificans genomic window:
- a CDS encoding helix-turn-helix domain-containing protein: MSTEPWVTADHVAQHLGVAKDTVYRWRERKGLPAHRVGRLWKFQLSEVDEWVRAGGADEDVGEPGSRHT, encoded by the coding sequence ATGAGTACAGAACCGTGGGTTACCGCCGATCACGTCGCCCAGCACTTGGGCGTGGCCAAGGACACCGTGTACCGCTGGCGCGAGCGCAAGGGTCTGCCCGCACACCGCGTGGGGCGGCTGTGGAAGTTCCAGCTCTCCGAAGTGGATGAATGGGTGCGTGCAGGCGGCGCAGATGAAGATGTCGGTGAGCCGGGGAGTCGGCATACATGA
- a CDS encoding type I restriction endonuclease subunit R produces MTTTEQQIELDLIAKLGDLKYTYRPGIRDRAALEANFRAKFEALNRVHLTDSEFQRLLDGIITPDVYGAAQRLRNINSFERDDGTPLNYTLVNIRDWCKNDFEVVNQLRMNTDNSHHRYDVMLLINGVPVVQIELKTLAVSPRRAMQQIVDYKTDPGNGYSKTLLCFLQLFIVSNRTDTWYFANNNARHFSFNADERFLPVYQFASEDNKKITLLDSFAEKFLAKCTLGQMISRYMVLVASEQKLLMMRPYQIYAVKAIVECIHQNCGNGYIWHTTGSGKTLTSFKASTLLKDNPDIDKCLFVVDRKDLDRQTREEFNRFQEGCVEENTNTETLVRRLLSDDYADKVIVTTIQKLGLALDGANRRNYKERLEPLRNQRMVFIFDECHRSQFGDNHKAIKEFFPNAQLFGFTGTPIFEKNASYQQIEGQQASYRTTDDLFQRCLHQYTITHAIEDRNVLRFHVDYFKPEGKNPPKPGEGVAKPKVIETILAKHDAATNGRKFNAVLATASINDAIEYFELFAEIQKQKTEQDPEFRPLNIACVFSPPAEGNKDVQQIQEDLPQEKEDNQQDPEGKKAALTRIVTDYNTRFGTNHRISEFDLYYQDVQKRIKDQQYANSDLPAAQKIDITIVVDMLLTGFDSKYLNTLYVDKNLKHHGLIQAFSRTNRVLNDSKPYGNILDFRQQQKPVEEAIALFSGEKIDNPREIWLVDPAPKVIDNLQTATQKLADFMQSQGVGNAPEDVANLKGDAARAQFVNLFKEVQRLKTQLDQYTDLSDEQKAQITQIAPPDQMQGFKGVYLETAKRFKEQQDRDQTPPEVQQLDFEFVLFASSVIDYDYIMGLIAKLTQQKPGKLTMNREQLISLIQSDAKFIDEREDIAEYIRGLPVNEALDENQIRSGFDRFKAEKKTRELTDLANRHTLDASALQAFVDDILRRRIFDGERLSELMAPLELGWKARTQKELALMEELTPLLHKLAQGREIAGLAAYEEGR; encoded by the coding sequence ATGACGACCACAGAACAACAAATCGAACTCGATCTGATCGCCAAGCTCGGCGACCTCAAGTACACCTATCGCCCCGGCATTCGCGACCGCGCCGCGCTCGAAGCCAACTTCCGAGCCAAGTTCGAAGCGCTGAACCGCGTGCATCTGACTGACAGCGAGTTTCAGCGCTTGCTCGACGGCATCATCACGCCCGATGTCTACGGCGCTGCCCAGCGGCTTCGCAACATCAACAGCTTCGAGCGCGACGATGGTACGCCGCTGAACTACACCTTGGTGAACATCCGGGACTGGTGCAAGAACGACTTTGAGGTCGTCAACCAGTTGCGCATGAACACTGACAACAGCCATCACCGGTACGACGTGATGCTGCTCATCAACGGCGTACCGGTGGTACAAATCGAGCTGAAGACCTTGGCGGTCAGCCCGCGCCGGGCCATGCAGCAGATCGTTGATTACAAGACTGACCCCGGCAATGGCTATAGCAAGACGCTGCTGTGCTTCCTGCAGCTCTTCATCGTCAGCAACCGCACCGACACTTGGTATTTCGCCAACAACAACGCACGGCACTTCAGCTTCAACGCAGATGAGCGCTTCTTGCCGGTTTACCAGTTTGCCAGCGAAGACAACAAAAAAATCACGCTGCTCGATAGTTTTGCCGAGAAGTTCCTGGCCAAGTGCACTCTAGGGCAAATGATCAGCCGCTACATGGTGCTGGTGGCCAGCGAGCAGAAGCTGCTGATGATGCGGCCATACCAAATCTATGCCGTCAAAGCCATCGTGGAGTGCATCCACCAGAATTGCGGCAACGGCTACATCTGGCACACCACCGGCTCAGGCAAGACGCTGACTTCGTTCAAGGCGTCCACCCTGCTCAAAGACAATCCGGACATCGACAAGTGTCTGTTTGTGGTGGATCGCAAAGACTTGGATCGCCAGACTCGCGAGGAATTCAACCGCTTTCAGGAAGGCTGCGTCGAAGAGAACACCAACACCGAGACACTGGTGCGCCGCCTACTGTCGGATGACTACGCCGATAAAGTCATCGTCACCACCATTCAGAAGCTGGGCCTGGCTCTGGATGGGGCCAACAGGCGCAACTACAAGGAACGGCTGGAGCCATTACGCAACCAGCGCATGGTATTTATCTTTGATGAATGCCACCGCTCACAATTCGGCGACAACCACAAAGCCATCAAGGAGTTCTTCCCCAACGCCCAGCTTTTTGGCTTTACCGGCACACCCATCTTCGAGAAGAACGCCAGCTACCAGCAGATCGAAGGTCAGCAAGCCAGTTACCGCACGACCGACGACCTCTTCCAGCGTTGCCTGCATCAATACACCATCACCCACGCCATCGAGGATCGCAACGTCCTGCGCTTTCACGTGGATTACTTCAAGCCCGAAGGCAAGAATCCTCCCAAGCCTGGTGAAGGTGTGGCCAAGCCCAAGGTCATTGAAACCATTCTCGCCAAGCACGATGCAGCGACCAATGGCCGCAAGTTCAACGCGGTGTTGGCAACGGCCAGCATCAACGATGCCATCGAGTATTTCGAACTGTTCGCGGAGATTCAAAAACAAAAGACCGAGCAAGACCCTGAGTTCCGTCCGCTGAACATTGCCTGCGTATTCTCCCCACCTGCCGAGGGAAATAAGGACGTACAGCAGATTCAGGAAGACCTGCCGCAAGAGAAAGAAGATAACCAGCAAGACCCCGAAGGCAAAAAAGCGGCGCTCACGCGCATCGTGACCGATTACAACACGCGCTTTGGCACCAACCATCGCATCAGCGAGTTCGACCTGTACTACCAGGATGTGCAAAAGCGCATCAAGGATCAGCAGTACGCCAACAGCGATCTCCCCGCCGCGCAAAAGATCGACATCACCATCGTGGTGGACATGCTGCTTACCGGTTTCGACTCCAAGTACCTCAATACCCTGTACGTGGATAAGAACCTCAAGCATCACGGCTTGATCCAGGCGTTTTCGCGCACCAATCGCGTGCTCAACGACAGCAAGCCCTATGGCAACATCCTCGACTTCCGTCAGCAGCAAAAGCCGGTCGAAGAGGCGATTGCACTGTTCTCTGGCGAGAAGATCGACAACCCGCGTGAAATCTGGCTGGTAGACCCCGCGCCTAAGGTCATCGATAACCTGCAAACCGCCACACAGAAGCTGGCTGACTTCATGCAGTCGCAAGGCGTGGGCAATGCGCCGGAAGACGTGGCCAACCTGAAAGGCGATGCCGCACGGGCGCAGTTCGTCAATCTGTTCAAGGAAGTACAGCGCCTCAAGACCCAGCTCGATCAATATACCGATCTCTCGGATGAGCAGAAGGCGCAGATCACCCAGATTGCGCCACCCGATCAGATGCAGGGCTTCAAAGGTGTGTACCTCGAAACGGCCAAGCGCTTTAAGGAACAGCAGGATCGCGACCAGACCCCGCCAGAAGTGCAGCAGCTTGATTTTGAATTCGTACTCTTCGCCTCAAGCGTGATCGACTACGACTACATCATGGGCCTCATCGCCAAGCTGACCCAGCAGAAGCCCGGCAAGCTCACCATGAACCGTGAGCAGCTCATCAGCCTGATTCAGTCCGATGCCAAGTTCATCGACGAGCGCGAGGACATCGCCGAGTACATCCGTGGCCTGCCAGTCAATGAAGCCCTGGACGAAAATCAAATCCGCAGCGGATTCGACCGCTTCAAGGCAGAGAAAAAAACACGGGAACTCACCGATCTCGCCAACCGCCACACACTGGACGCATCAGCGCTGCAAGCCTTTGTCGATGACATTTTGCGCCGCCGCATTTTCGATGGCGAACGCCTCTCCGAGTTGATGGCCCCGCTGGAACTTGGATGGAAAGCCCGCACGCAGAAAGAGTTGGCCCTGATGGAAGAGCTGACACCACTGCTGCACAAGCTCGCCCAGGGTCGAGAGATTGCTGGTTTGGCTGCCTATGAGGAGGGGCGATGA
- a CDS encoding AAA family ATPase has protein sequence MSIEDIAEQLKKLGENIILIYAFNATGKTRLSVAYKNATKNSDNGQHTGVYYNAFSEDLFVWDNDEDNGGANIKLNILPSSLNRFHSFLYENPDAVMDKLAMYSPKFNFKLNPYENLENGIESITFVTNDDEDVPIKISRGEERIFVWCFFLALLEVDGWSNTQDAHIFIDDPVSSLDEHNIYVTAETVFQQIERHYLKKKIIITTHHIGLFSILVDRLKKGEKSDRYKNLTKIFSLKNIAGAYALGTPRNSVFLFHLHLLQILEEASRDQLYTHHVVMLRQALENIASFFGRGNIGYTLAQIGIEDHENAANVINSLSHKDAYYYQSDLMPPAVEAVFRDIFAKLLEKYKFALHAG, from the coding sequence ATGAGTATTGAAGATATTGCAGAGCAGCTAAAAAAGCTGGGTGAGAACATTATTCTCATTTATGCATTCAATGCCACAGGAAAAACCAGATTATCGGTGGCATACAAAAATGCAACTAAAAACTCTGATAATGGCCAACACACTGGCGTTTACTACAACGCATTCAGCGAAGACCTTTTTGTCTGGGATAACGATGAAGACAATGGCGGTGCGAACATAAAGCTCAATATTTTGCCCAGCAGCTTGAACCGCTTCCATAGCTTTCTGTATGAGAATCCAGATGCAGTCATGGATAAGTTGGCGATGTATTCGCCAAAATTTAATTTTAAGCTGAATCCCTACGAAAATCTTGAGAACGGAATTGAGTCGATCACTTTCGTCACCAACGATGATGAAGATGTGCCGATAAAAATCTCTCGCGGCGAAGAGAGAATTTTTGTTTGGTGCTTTTTCTTGGCTCTCTTAGAGGTTGATGGGTGGTCCAATACTCAGGACGCGCATATTTTCATTGATGACCCTGTATCTAGCCTTGATGAACATAATATTTACGTTACCGCTGAAACAGTGTTTCAGCAAATTGAGCGGCACTATCTCAAGAAAAAAATAATAATAACGACCCATCACATAGGACTGTTTTCAATTTTGGTGGATCGTTTGAAAAAAGGTGAGAAAAGCGATAGGTACAAGAATTTAACCAAGATTTTTTCCCTAAAAAACATTGCCGGTGCATATGCCTTAGGGACGCCAAGGAATAGTGTTTTTCTATTTCACTTGCACCTTCTTCAGATTCTTGAAGAGGCTAGCCGAGACCAGCTTTACACCCATCATGTCGTCATGCTGCGACAAGCGCTTGAGAACATTGCTTCATTCTTTGGGAGAGGAAATATTGGGTACACCCTCGCCCAAATAGGCATTGAAGATCACGAAAATGCCGCCAACGTTATCAACTCACTTTCCCATAAAGACGCTTATTATTATCAGAGCGATCTTATGCCGCCCGCAGTTGAGGCAGTATTTAGAGATATCTTCGCCAAGTTGCTGGAAAAATACAAATTTGCATTGCATGCAGGATAA
- a CDS encoding AAA family ATPase, with the protein MRKPKQARPLRLREYEAAIAALKAQHPWLARQIVEPAPGHLAVVAHLFAQVEYLLPPAVVARKGSLSVSCNRDRLAIHYQPPRHHSERAAAVLDLIAQTKHLSQQQCPVCGVQVVGDGIRPQRCPQHDGIQGLFAEEVRRSRQLIVEQGVQQVVHDLGKVTTEDVRAAMAVEDEPVPSEAKPEQVQEQPTETAKSMPLPSIVFLDEAGLEAFVDRHRPKGDDKFKRAQAMAERIKRAGHGSRQLGLLPPDWKALLDEFALAFPNFHELAELLRDHFALSSLGDGRVSWPAVLLVGPAGIGKTEAARWLADQLVLPFRVFDIASTQSSSPLAGSESFWSNSEPGQLFELLAYQPLANPVVVLDELDKASNGRPQYDPLAALYTLLEPRSARDFSDLSIRDFAIDASHVNWMATANELEAIPGPLRSRLTVLHIQPPRPEQIRSIAQSIYNRLRDESSWGTAFAERLDDDVLSRLQALPPRSVRLVLQRALGSAARDDRGIVQVQDIRPLVEISRRGVGFVSEGWN; encoded by the coding sequence ATGCGTAAGCCAAAGCAAGCCCGTCCGTTGCGCCTGCGGGAATACGAAGCAGCCATTGCTGCACTCAAGGCGCAGCATCCCTGGCTTGCCCGGCAGATCGTCGAACCCGCGCCAGGGCATCTGGCCGTGGTGGCACATCTGTTTGCCCAGGTGGAATACCTGCTGCCACCCGCAGTGGTCGCACGAAAGGGCTCACTGTCAGTGAGCTGCAACCGGGATCGCTTGGCCATTCATTACCAGCCACCGCGACACCACAGCGAACGTGCAGCGGCCGTGCTCGATCTGATTGCCCAGACCAAGCATCTTTCGCAGCAACAATGCCCGGTTTGCGGTGTACAGGTTGTCGGGGACGGCATCCGTCCGCAACGCTGTCCGCAACACGACGGCATCCAAGGATTGTTTGCCGAAGAAGTGCGCCGCAGCCGCCAGCTCATCGTCGAACAGGGGGTACAGCAGGTGGTGCACGATCTGGGCAAGGTGACGACTGAAGATGTACGCGCCGCCATGGCTGTTGAGGATGAGCCCGTCCCGAGTGAAGCCAAACCGGAGCAGGTTCAGGAGCAGCCGACAGAAACCGCTAAATCAATGCCCTTGCCGAGCATCGTCTTTCTCGATGAAGCCGGGCTGGAGGCGTTCGTGGATCGCCACCGACCAAAAGGCGACGACAAGTTCAAGCGTGCACAGGCGATGGCAGAGCGGATCAAGCGGGCGGGCCATGGCAGCCGCCAACTGGGCCTGCTACCCCCGGACTGGAAAGCCCTGCTGGATGAGTTCGCGCTGGCTTTTCCAAACTTCCATGAACTGGCCGAGCTGCTGCGTGACCACTTTGCCTTGTCCAGTCTGGGCGATGGCCGGGTGTCCTGGCCTGCCGTGTTGCTGGTCGGCCCGGCGGGCATCGGCAAAACCGAGGCGGCACGCTGGCTTGCCGATCAGCTCGTGCTACCGTTCCGGGTCTTCGACATAGCGAGTACGCAATCAAGCTCGCCGCTCGCCGGTTCCGAATCGTTCTGGAGTAATTCGGAACCGGGTCAGCTGTTTGAGTTGCTGGCTTACCAACCGCTGGCCAACCCGGTGGTGGTACTCGATGAACTGGACAAAGCCAGTAACGGCAGACCGCAATACGATCCGCTGGCAGCACTCTATACCTTGCTGGAACCGCGCAGTGCGCGGGATTTCAGCGACTTGTCGATCCGCGACTTTGCCATTGACGCCAGTCATGTCAATTGGATGGCGACCGCGAATGAGCTGGAGGCGATTCCGGGGCCGCTACGCTCACGGCTGACGGTGTTGCACATTCAACCGCCCAGGCCGGAGCAGATCAGAAGCATCGCGCAGTCGATTTACAACCGACTCCGCGACGAGTCGAGCTGGGGCACGGCCTTTGCCGAGCGACTGGATGATGATGTCCTGTCCCGCCTGCAAGCCTTGCCACCGCGCAGTGTGCGTCTGGTTCTGCAGCGGGCCTTGGGTTCGGCAGCTCGTGATGACCGAGGAATCGTCCAGGTGCAAGACATCAGACCGCTGGTCGAGATCAGCCGCCGTGGCGTTGGCTTTGTCAGCGAGGGATGGAATTGA
- a CDS encoding TrlF family AAA-like ATPase — MMGTVFTQGAQWVRADFHLHTRADREFKYTGDDNFYNSNYVNALEKAGIQLGVITNHNKFDFEEFKALRKTAQKKDIALLPGVELSVNDGANGIHTLVVFSDDWLADGHDHINPFLGVAFEGKVPAQYEQENGRSSLSLLETIKKLESYHRDFFLVFAHVEAPSGLWAELDGGRLAELGQNEFFRRRTLGFQKVRTYNKLQEKNKPCRTKTQQHLGGWYPAELEGCDAKCIEEIGQGKACYLKLGELSFDAVKFALSDPASRVVTEPPKHLASHIRSIHFDGGILDGKTLHFSPELNTLIGIRGSGKSSILEAVRYALDIPRGEKAQDTKYKDELIRHTLGSGGKVTLTACDVYGQEFTISRIFREAPNVYLDGKLQPGVSIRETVLRRPIYFGQKDLSSTGEGFETDLVEKLVGEKLRTLRDEIETQRQHVRDAAQRWLKLSNTAELRRDYESQLTDANFRLKKFEEYGVADKLQKRLGFQQDASALARMKERADSFVLALGQLIAEHEDDLRNATSYVSKQNPDFFTAYYAEFANLVTKVDQLKQIEQEARAVTSRLQFKQGEFDAARQSLQEEFAQVERQLAQELKQTGMTAIQPDDFLTQQQRKTKAEQMLEALAKQESQQSSIRDALFAEIDKLNGLWLREFNAIKAELDRVNAGHTALQIEADFKGDKEAAISFMQQLFKGSNIRETTLRAVMEDYADFGGLLRDLPNALKKAGSTPEVFEKTFMQNLMEFVVYQVPNRFVIRYRGKELKHHSLGQRASALLLYVLSQRQNDVIIIDQPEDDLDNQTIYDDVIKLLREMKPHAQFIFATHNANFPVLGDAEQVHACRYQDEQVAVQSGSIDARPVQDAIINIMEGGQEAFNRRKEVYNLWKPQN; from the coding sequence ATGATGGGAACCGTCTTTACACAGGGGGCGCAGTGGGTTCGTGCGGACTTCCATCTGCACACCCGCGCAGATCGTGAGTTCAAGTACACAGGCGATGACAACTTCTACAACAGCAATTATGTGAACGCACTGGAGAAAGCAGGTATTCAGCTGGGCGTCATCACCAATCACAACAAGTTCGATTTCGAGGAGTTCAAAGCGCTGCGCAAGACAGCGCAGAAGAAGGATATTGCGCTGTTGCCCGGCGTCGAGCTGTCGGTCAATGACGGGGCCAATGGCATCCACACCTTGGTCGTTTTTTCCGACGACTGGTTGGCCGATGGTCATGACCATATCAACCCCTTCCTGGGTGTTGCCTTTGAAGGAAAAGTCCCTGCCCAGTACGAGCAGGAAAACGGGCGTTCCTCTCTGTCACTGTTGGAAACCATCAAGAAGCTGGAAAGCTATCACCGCGACTTTTTCCTTGTCTTTGCCCATGTCGAAGCACCGAGCGGGCTGTGGGCCGAATTGGACGGGGGGCGTCTTGCCGAGCTGGGCCAGAACGAATTCTTCCGCCGTCGCACGTTGGGCTTCCAAAAGGTACGCACGTACAACAAGCTGCAAGAGAAAAACAAACCCTGCCGGACTAAAACGCAGCAGCATCTAGGTGGCTGGTACCCCGCCGAGCTCGAAGGTTGCGACGCCAAATGCATCGAAGAGATTGGTCAGGGTAAAGCCTGTTACCTCAAATTGGGTGAACTGTCCTTTGATGCGGTCAAGTTTGCCTTGAGCGATCCTGCTTCGCGGGTCGTCACGGAGCCGCCCAAGCATCTCGCATCGCACATCCGCAGCATTCACTTTGACGGGGGCATCCTTGACGGGAAAACGCTGCATTTCTCGCCTGAACTGAACACGTTGATCGGCATCCGGGGCAGCGGCAAGTCTTCCATTCTGGAAGCAGTGCGCTACGCTCTCGATATTCCTCGCGGGGAGAAAGCGCAGGACACCAAGTACAAGGATGAACTGATCCGCCACACTCTGGGCAGCGGCGGTAAGGTGACGCTGACGGCCTGTGACGTATACGGACAGGAATTCACCATCTCCCGCATTTTCCGCGAAGCGCCGAACGTCTATCTGGACGGCAAATTGCAGCCCGGTGTATCGATCCGGGAAACCGTGCTGCGCCGTCCGATCTACTTCGGGCAGAAAGACCTTTCCAGCACCGGCGAAGGTTTCGAGACCGATCTAGTGGAAAAGCTGGTGGGCGAAAAGCTCCGCACACTGCGAGACGAAATCGAAACCCAACGCCAGCATGTGCGTGATGCTGCGCAGCGCTGGCTCAAACTCAGCAATACTGCCGAACTCAGGCGTGATTACGAGTCCCAGCTCACCGATGCCAACTTCCGACTGAAGAAATTTGAAGAGTACGGGGTTGCCGACAAGCTGCAAAAGCGCCTTGGCTTCCAGCAGGATGCCAGTGCACTGGCACGCATGAAGGAGCGGGCAGACAGCTTCGTGCTCGCCTTGGGGCAATTGATCGCCGAGCACGAAGACGATCTGCGTAATGCCACGAGCTACGTCTCCAAGCAGAACCCCGACTTCTTCACTGCTTATTACGCCGAATTTGCCAACCTCGTTACCAAAGTCGATCAGCTCAAGCAAATCGAGCAAGAGGCCCGCGCTGTTACCTCCCGGCTTCAATTCAAACAAGGCGAGTTCGATGCCGCGCGCCAGAGTCTTCAGGAAGAGTTTGCCCAGGTCGAACGTCAGCTGGCTCAGGAACTCAAGCAGACCGGCATGACGGCCATCCAGCCGGATGACTTCCTGACCCAACAGCAGCGCAAAACCAAGGCGGAGCAAATGCTGGAGGCGCTGGCCAAGCAGGAAAGCCAGCAAAGTAGCATCCGCGACGCACTGTTTGCCGAGATCGACAAGCTCAACGGCCTGTGGCTGCGCGAGTTCAACGCCATCAAGGCCGAACTGGATCGGGTGAACGCTGGCCATACCGCCTTGCAGATCGAAGCCGACTTCAAGGGCGACAAGGAAGCCGCCATCAGTTTCATGCAGCAGCTCTTCAAGGGCAGCAACATCCGCGAAACCACCCTGCGCGCAGTGATGGAGGATTACGCCGATTTCGGCGGGCTGCTGCGTGATTTGCCAAACGCCTTGAAAAAAGCGGGCAGCACGCCGGAGGTTTTCGAAAAGACTTTCATGCAAAACCTGATGGAGTTCGTGGTCTATCAGGTGCCTAACCGTTTCGTCATTCGCTATCGCGGCAAGGAACTCAAGCACCACTCGCTCGGGCAGCGTGCTTCCGCGTTGCTGCTATATGTGCTCAGCCAGCGCCAGAACGACGTGATCATAATTGACCAGCCGGAAGACGATCTGGACAACCAGACCATCTACGACGACGTGATCAAGCTACTGCGCGAGATGAAGCCTCACGCCCAATTCATCTTCGCCACCCACAACGCCAACTTTCCGGTGCTGGGTGATGCGGAGCAAGTGCATGCCTGCCGCTATCAGGATGAGCAAGTCGCCGTACAAAGCGGCAGCATCGACGCTCGTCCGGTGCAGGACGCCATCATCAACATCATGGAAGGAGGCCAGGAAGCCTTCAACCGACGCAAAGAGGTTTACAACCTATGGAAACCACAGAACTGA
- a CDS encoding restriction endonuclease subunit S, translating to MSGHERKPLVPRLRFPEFKDEWRLLPMSAGYTFRGNNSLSRDKLNYTNGSYRNIHYGDIHTKFAQHFHADAEPVPYINEGESHSTIRPENYCMAGDMVFADASEDMADIGKAIEIIDAGDVPLVSGLHTILARPNKGSMALGFGAYLFSSEGLRKQIQREAQGAKVLGLSPTRLGNVKLYYPSRLDEQKKIADCLSSLDDLIAAETYKLDTFKTLKKGLMQQLFPCEGETVPRLRFPEFRNLGEWKEKSISDFGEIITGSTPSTAHPEFYGGGIPFVSPADISDLRWVSDTKTTLSALGFEKTRPIKANSVLFVCIGSTIGKVTQNVRDCATNQQINSVIPNSEHSGGFVYYILSLNAERIAKLAGIQAVPIINKTQFSAVRLLVPEFSEQDRIANCLSSLDDFIAAQSQKIDVLMIHKKGLMEQLFPVMSEVG from the coding sequence ATGAGTGGTCATGAAAGAAAGCCGTTGGTACCGCGGTTGCGGTTCCCGGAGTTTAAGGATGAGTGGCGCTTGTTGCCGATGTCGGCGGGTTATACCTTCAGGGGAAACAACTCCCTTTCTCGGGATAAGCTGAATTACACCAATGGCTCCTACAGGAATATTCATTACGGAGATATCCATACAAAGTTTGCTCAGCATTTCCATGCTGATGCCGAGCCAGTCCCCTACATCAATGAAGGGGAGTCGCACTCCACAATTCGTCCCGAAAACTACTGCATGGCTGGTGACATGGTTTTCGCCGATGCTTCCGAGGATATGGCGGACATCGGCAAGGCCATCGAAATCATTGATGCAGGAGATGTCCCGCTTGTATCTGGTTTGCACACCATTCTTGCAAGACCAAATAAAGGTTCTATGGCTCTGGGCTTTGGCGCTTATCTCTTCTCGTCTGAGGGGCTGAGAAAACAGATACAGCGAGAAGCGCAAGGTGCAAAGGTGCTCGGACTATCGCCAACTCGGCTGGGAAATGTGAAGTTGTACTATCCAAGCAGGCTGGACGAACAAAAAAAAATCGCCGACTGCCTGTCTTCGCTGGATGATCTGATCGCGGCGGAAACCTACAAGCTCGACACCTTCAAGACCCTCAAAAAGGGCCTGATGCAGCAGCTTTTCCCCTGCGAAGGCGAAACTGTGCCGCGGTTACGGTTTCCGGAATTTCGGAATTTGGGGGAGTGGAAGGAGAAATCCATTAGTGATTTCGGAGAAATTATTACTGGAAGTACCCCTAGCACGGCACATCCAGAGTTCTATGGCGGTGGCATCCCATTCGTCTCCCCAGCCGACATTTCCGATCTGCGATGGGTGAGCGACACAAAGACCACTTTGAGTGCTTTGGGGTTTGAAAAAACCCGTCCGATCAAAGCGAACAGCGTTCTGTTTGTGTGCATCGGGTCAACTATCGGGAAAGTGACTCAAAATGTTCGGGACTGCGCGACCAATCAGCAGATCAACTCCGTAATCCCAAATTCTGAGCATTCAGGCGGATTCGTGTATTACATCCTCAGCTTGAACGCAGAACGCATCGCCAAACTCGCAGGTATTCAGGCCGTTCCTATTATAAACAAGACCCAGTTTTCGGCAGTCAGATTGCTTGTCCCAGAGTTTTCAGAGCAAGATCGTATCGCCAACTGTTTGTCTTCCCTCGACGATTTCATCGCCGCCCAAAGCCAGAAAATTGATGTCCTCATGATCCACAAGAAGGGCCTGATGGAACAGTTATTTCCCGTCATGTCCGAGGTAGGGTAA
- a CDS encoding RNA-binding domain-containing protein, translating to METTELIDCLSRGEDSRHQFKENFTNADALAAEIVAFSNSAGGQIFIGVQNDGTVLGLSHADIDRLNQLISNSASQNVRPAVNPLTENVPHPNGTVMVVTVTEGVSKPYMDKNGAIWVKNGSDKRRATSREEIQRLFQQAGLVHADETPVAGLSAGDVDLPYFATFFEQQFGEPLSQHKQPLPQLLTNMNLMNQGQLNVAGSLLFAKAPQYALPAFIVKAVAFVGNEIEDQRYIDSRDITGKLADVFQQTLGFIVANTRATQGEQGFNSQGQSEIPRIVWEELVANALIHRDYFISAPVRVLVFADRVEIISPGHLPNNLTIENIKAGNSNMRNPILASFAAKLLPYRGLGSGLLRALRAWPQIELIDDRAGNLFKAIVARPQEQAA from the coding sequence ATGGAAACCACAGAACTGATCGACTGCTTGAGCCGTGGCGAAGACAGCCGCCATCAGTTCAAAGAGAACTTCACCAATGCCGACGCGCTGGCGGCGGAGATCGTCGCTTTCAGCAACAGCGCTGGCGGGCAGATTTTCATTGGCGTGCAAAACGACGGCACGGTGCTGGGCTTGTCTCACGCGGACATCGACCGCCTGAACCAGCTCATCTCGAACAGTGCCTCACAAAATGTGCGGCCTGCGGTGAACCCGCTCACCGAAAACGTGCCGCACCCCAATGGCACCGTGATGGTGGTCACCGTTACTGAAGGCGTCAGCAAACCCTACATGGACAAGAACGGAGCCATCTGGGTGAAGAACGGCTCGGACAAGCGCCGCGCCACCTCGCGCGAGGAAATCCAGCGCCTGTTCCAGCAGGCTGGGCTGGTGCATGCGGATGAGACGCCCGTGGCGGGCTTGAGTGCGGGCGATGTGGACCTGCCCTATTTCGCAACCTTCTTCGAACAGCAATTTGGCGAGCCGCTCTCCCAGCACAAGCAACCGCTGCCGCAGCTCTTGACCAACATGAACCTGATGAACCAGGGGCAGCTCAATGTGGCGGGCAGCCTGCTGTTTGCCAAAGCGCCGCAGTACGCACTGCCTGCCTTCATCGTCAAGGCGGTGGCTTTTGTCGGCAATGAGATCGAAGACCAGCGCTACATCGACAGCCGCGACATCACCGGTAAGCTGGCCGATGTATTCCAGCAGACGCTCGGCTTCATCGTCGCTAACACCCGTGCCACTCAGGGTGAACAGGGCTTCAACTCCCAAGGCCAATCGGAGATTCCGCGCATCGTCTGGGAAGAGCTGGTCGCCAACGCGCTCATCCACCGCGACTATTTCATCAGCGCGCCGGTGCGCGTGTTGGTGTTTGCCGATCGGGTCGAGATCATCAGCCCTGGTCATCTGCCCAACAACCTGACCATCGAAAACATCAAGGCGGGCAACTCGAATATGCGCAACCCGATTTTGGCCTCTTTTGCGGCAAAGCTCTTGCCGTATCGCGGACTGGGTAGCGGCCTGCTGCGCGCCTTGCGGGCCTGGCCGCAGATTGAACTGATCGACGACCGGGCTGGAAATCTGTTCAAGGCCATCGTGGCACGGCCACAGGAGCAAGCGGCATGA